The Tenebrio molitor chromosome 5, icTenMoli1.1, whole genome shotgun sequence genome segment TCtcccagttgccgacctcaacttcgtctcggtcttcaatctctgggcttagcacaaaaaggcTCGCTTCTAATTCtttatgatataatctacAATCTACTGTTTTCACCTTATGAAAAATGACTGTAaggtgatttaaaaaaattgcattaaattttttttgaaaaaatttttctaattattaATAGAAAAGTTcttaaactcggtacaggttgcaaagacacacttgtcatttgcaacagcatttttttcatatttctgaaccaaataaaggcacaaagggaccagaaaatcatagtttgggttgaatattttccatataagtatagttttaaagtaatttcaaatgactaatgccataaaagcgctgttgcaaatgacaagtgtgtctttgcaacctgtaccgagtttagatagattttgaatttacagcaaaaaataaaagtgttaagtatttttcactctaaggcccggtttattcaccttcaagtaactttatgtgaacggtaattaccatggatctaccaatagaAGATtgaaatcatagcaactactggccagataaatttacttgaagatgaataaaccgggccttaatcTATCACAAGCCAACttgtaacgggtgactattaaaattttcacttggagttggctttgaacgagtttttattttttctgttactttagacacacgcaagaacgaacgacaaatgtcagtcagtacaattgaaacataaccaaattaagagaaaaaacatttattgacatgtcaaacttgtcagtatCTAAGGTGCaacagaaaacaaaaaatgatccatagccaaccctaagtaaaaattttaatagtcacccgttataagtAATTGCAGCTTGTTTATGAGCAaatactttattttattttatattatataaatttaTAATCCTAGTCCTTGTTCAATATTTGTTTAAGATTATATTGGAAACAATCTGTATCTTCATCTAActtaaacaaacatttttgttgcttataaaaaatttatatttgacCCATTTTACTTAAATATCATTGGagctgtcaaaataaaatgcgCTTATAATAATAAAGGTGTCTATAAATGGAGCTAACGATAAGATAAAAAGATttcaaaaaacatctatttaAGCTACTGGTTTCTGGATAAGAAAAATAGCTGCAGAAAAATGAAGCTGCTACTGTCGACGATTTTTTtaggttttttgaatttgtctcCATCTTATATTGAGGTAAGATGCGACATATTTGTGTAATATTTAAAACCTttctaacaaaaattttttaggcCGATAGTCTTCCACCCAAGACACATAATGGTACAACAAAacttttacatattttctatATCTATATTTTCTATATTTAACTACAAACCAAATTTCAGGTCGGATCATTGGTGGGTCACCTGCTTACGCTGGCCAGTATCCATTCATGGCAGCCATCAACGTCCAAACGTCCAACAGTAGATTATTTTGTGTTGGAACTGTAATCAGTAACGAATGGCTGGTAACTGCTGGACACTGCGTAGTTGGGTAAATTaaactgttgaaaaatttcaaaaatcttcTCATTGATATTTGAATGATGCAGAGCCATCTTATTTACAATCCAGTTGGGATCAAATAGTCTCTCTGAAGCCGACTCCAACCGACTAACCCTAGCCACAGCTAACTACGTCGTACATCCAGATTTCAATCCAGACACTCTCGAAAATGATATCGGATTGATACAATTCCGACTTCCCATACAATTCACAGGTAAAATTATACTCGTATTATGATATTTCAACAAATACTCCAATACTTTTAGATTTTATCGGAGCGACTGACAGTCTGCCAACCAGTCCAATTCTAGAATACCAAAACGTCATAGGGATCGGATGGGGCCAAACAAGTGACTGTAAAGATGTACATTAATCAAAACTcagagaaaaatgtaaaattatttgcTTCAGCTGATTCCTCTTTGTCTGACACCCTCAACTGGGTTCTTCTATCAGCAATACCAAACGCAGAATGTCGACTGATTTATGGAAACCAGATAACAGAAAATATGGTCTGTGCCAGTGGAAACTTTAATGAAGGGCCCTGTCTGGTAAACACTTTAGAATGGTTGTTTCAAATCCTAATAATTCACTTCAGGGCGACAGCGGAGGTCCTTTGATACATGTACTGAACGGAAGTCGTTACGTCCTTGTGGGAATTTCTAGTTTTATTAGTTCAAACGGCTGTGAGAGCACGAATCCTTCAGGATATACAAGAGCATATCCTTATGTGGACTGGATAAGAAACACTACTAGCATATGAGACTAGGAAAATGTCAACATTTGACAACTGATTCCATTCAATTCTTGTAAAAATCGGACCAAATAAAAGTGACTAGAATTAAACATTTATGATGCAATAAATTAGGTGAtaagataataaaattaatcctAAACTGATTCTTAATATAAAGATGTTCCCTTAtcgacaattttaatttaaaataaataccgacacattaatttttttgtgtttagcTATATTTCAATTCTTCTTCTTAGCTGAGGtagtgtcaaaaaaaggatacattgcaacaatttattgtcatcTGTGATTGTAGTCTTCCACTTCACGGATTATTGGTGGTACAACTGCTTTCACTAGTCAGTTCCCATATGTAGCAGCCTTCAGTGTTACCACTACAGACAGTAGATTCTTCTGTGGTGGAACCCTTTTGAGCCAACAATGGATCTTAACAGCTGGTCAATGTGTAGATGGGTAATAACCGGTCAATATCTTCTTAGCGGCAAGACTAATCAGTTTTGTTACAGAGCAGTTGCTTAGCAACGGTCATAGGTGCTGCCATCATAATTTGGCTAAATCGTAAAATTCCCTGACAAGTAGTGGGCGGAGTTAATTTACTGTACACTAAGTAAGGAAGCGTTTACTAGAGGGGTTGTTGGTGCGATTTTCGCTATTTCCACCAGCGGTAGTagaaaaaagtgtttttcatCGGATAACAGTATTCATTACCCACGGcccgttgaataataatttcaaaactcactgcaaatatcatagcaactagttTATGTTGTTGTAGAAAAAGTACAGTATGCTATTCGCGGATAATGACTATTGCTCACTCGGATGAATTACgccactcgcctgcggctcaTGACACAAAATTATCCTCACGAGTAATAGTAATTGTccgctcattgaataatatactacaTATTACTTTACAGTCTGAGGaactttattttactttttagtACACTTGCTAAATTTGTTagagaaataaagaaaatgcaAAATGATTTGTGGAATATTTGGCAGCTTCATTAACACTTCACTACTGTGTTCACTCATTTTATGTTAATAATTGTACAAGAATTCTAAATGTCCAGATTTCAACATGGTGAGCTTTTTACTTTTAGCTGGTCAGTTGGGCAGttgcaaaaataacaactttgaaatgttaaattatttttatgaattttggATTGGACTCATACTGAAACAACAAACAACctttacaatttattaatacatttaTAGTGTTAAGTGAATTAATTCAGAAGTgcattcatatttttttaacttaacaTTAATATTTTGCAGTTTATTGTTAAGAAAATAATCtttcataacatttttattactataactattaataattgttacatttttaattaggaAATAAATATGGCGTATAAAACAAGATAATTTATCTTTACAACATAGTATTGTTAaagtatttcaaaatattttttaaataatcattCAAATTGCTAACAATCAACAAGTTCGGATCTTCACATaagaattgaaatttgtattttttatttgtagaaAAGATTTTATGTctcttttccaaaattttaaagggACAGACAAGAATAAACTTCCAACAAATTTTTGaccataaaattttgataagaTAAATTTGCTATAATCAAGTAATAAGTATATAAGTTAGTCCATTTATTTTCATAGGtactaaaaaaattgcaattaaagatGAAGGTATCTCTGCTGGCGTTACTGGTGATAACACTTGCGTTGTTTCATCAGGTAATAATTCCAAAAGGTCTAATTTAGCTTGGTttatctttttaaatttttagactGTTTCCCGATCCAGAAGAAACGCTGGTACGTATCAAAAAACACTATTATTCTCCTCTTTCCTATATGAAAACTTCCAGCCTCTCGTATAGTTGGAGGAAGTGAAGCTTACACCGGTCAATTCAGATTCGCCGCTGCCATCAACGTCCAAACCTCCAACAGCAAGTTCTTCTGCGGCGGTGCTCTTCTGACGAATGAATGGATTCTAACAGCGGGTCACTGTGTCGACGGGTGCAACATTAACACTTCTGCGACTGCAACAATTCACATTTAACTCTTGCAGAGCGACCCTCTTCACAATCCAGTTGGGATCAAACAGTCTCACAGGAGATGATCCAAATCGTGTGACTGTTGCGACATCCGAGTACATCCTCCATCCAGATTTTAATCCGAGCACACTAGAAAATGACGTCGGATTGATCAAGCTTCGACTTCCTGTAGAACTGACAAGTGCGTGGagtcaacaaaaataataattatgcccaattacatttttcttcgCAGATTATATCGACACCATTCACTATTTACCAACGGTTCCGGTACAAGTGTCAACGAATTTGATGGCCATAGGCTGGGGACAACAAACTGATGGTATTGTTcaactgaaacaaaaaaaaggtgttgacttgtaatttttgtagatGATGCTGAGCTTTCTGATCATCTTAATTGGGTACAAGTTACTTCAATTTCTAACAATGAGTGTCAGGTAACCTACGGGAGCCAAGTCAAAGATTACATGGTCTGTGTGAGTGGGAATTACAACGAAGGGACTTGTATTGTAAGTACATATCATTAAATTAGATCATTCATTCTTCGTTGAACAATTTAGGGGGATAGTGGTGGGCCCCTCATACAAGTGGTGAGCAGAGGACAAATGGTACACACTGGGATTTCAAGCTTCATAAGCGGCAACGGTTGCCAAAGTACAGATCCTTCAGGATACACCAGGATATATCCTTATTTGGATTGGATAAAAAATATCACGGTTAATTGATACAATAGTTGGGCCAAAAcctaattataaaatttactaCATTGTGGTGTTCCTCAAGATGCGAGTTTGAGACCTTTCCtatttccaaataaaaaattcaataaaaataaatttttgtttatttactgGCTTATACTTTATTGCTGCAATAAAATAGGAAGTCATTTATCTTCAGGATTAATCTGttataaattggaaaaattcaCACGCGTGCACCTTTACAAGATAAGataaaagtgtaaaaagtgAACAAGTGTAACCATAAAATAAGTAGCTAAGCAGTCACCTAATTAATAATCTGGCAAAATGaggcttttattttttattgtgttttgCCTTCCTTGCTCGATTCTAGGATCTGTCATCCCTGAGGTAATTCATACAAAACTGCTGAAATACAGGCTTtaagtaatttctttttagaCGAGAAACTCTTCAGTTAGGGCAGCAATTGGTAAGATATTAATTTCGTTAacctaaaattatttgaaaattgttaacGCCTAGGGGGGCGAATTATTGAAGGCGAAATTGCGAGAGCCAGTCAATTCCCATATGTAGCTGCGATTATTTCCACGGATTCTTCCGGTTCGTATTTCTGCGGAGGAGCTCTACTTAACAACCAATGGATTTTGACAGCAGCTCAGTGCATATACGGGTGAGCCATCGACAAAActtatgaaaataataaacacatttaatattttagtGGGGTGCAATTTACTATTCAGTTAGGATCCAACAAGTTGGACGGAACTGATCCCAATCGAGTTACTTTGGCGACAGCCACGTTCGTCATTCATCCAGGATACAATCCGGATACTTTGGAAAATGACGTGGGACTTATCAGACTTCGCCTCCCGATCGAGTTTAACCGTAAGTTCTTTCACTTTTATGAAGCTTAAAtttacacatatttttttctagaGTATATAACAGCTGTGGATTTACCGCAAGTGCCATTGTCAGATTCTGCAACCGTTACAATCATGGGGTGGGGACAAGAAAGTGATCGTAAGTACATATGTCCTGTCAAAGATCCGCAACAGCGCAATttataacgggccttcaaataaatttaaatttagagcaacctatggaaatttaattgtttgcagcatttttccagcgtaggaAATAACACAAGAAACCTCcgaaattttaacgaaataatattaggttagaaaatatttttaatttttgtagtgcattctccctattccccctccacggaatatgacaatatgaaattgggaaaaagcttactatgtaacttGTGTAattccggagaataattggttacctacaaaaattactttacactgttaacagaattagaatgtcgcctatgcctactctaaatatatatttatttgaaggcccgatatctGGCAACgctgttgaattttgatctAGGGAAAAGTGTGTTATTCTACCACACACTGAATTAAGgcaatttctaatttttgttaGGCAAATTGTTTTCTCCGACATTatattcaatttaaatttcataaagtaatcaaattatataatttattttagaaaacccTGGTCTCGTTAGCGATCTACAATTTATCCAACTAGTCACAATCACGAATTCGGAGTGCAAACTCAATTATGGTGACCAAATTGTGGACGAAATGGTGTGTGTTGTTGGGCAAAGCAACGAAGGAATTTGTACAGTAAGTAGCGGACTCACGAGTCGTACTAATTTgttttctaattaataattaatgataGGGAGACAGTGGTGGGCCCCTGATAGAATATCGAACTGAGAGAGCACCTGTACATGTTGCTATTGCTTCATTTTTTAGTGGAAATGGATGCGAAAGCGTTCTGCCCTCAGGATTCACAAGGACATATCCGTATGTAGAGTGGATAAATAGCATTATACAAGGGTGAAAATGAGATAAAGATGTTTTTTCTTGTTccttattataaataaagaaataaatattaatccATTAATCttcttgttttcattttagatATCATCGGATTAAATTGCCTCGTCGAAGGcttaatttgatatttttattttttttaaataagaatcgcaaaaaaatcaactgtcataataataaatgtctgtatattttatttttcttcccaGCAATTTCAGTTTGTCCTTTTTACTTCAGTTCATTATTTAAAACGTTATAACCACCCTCTTTTGTCCCATTTACCTTATTTACCAAGTTGTTcacattttctttaaatacCTTAATATGTAGTTAATCTTAGGAGCGATTACTACGtgcaattttgtattttttaatgccaTTCCGCT includes the following:
- the LOC138131055 gene encoding brachyurin-like, translated to MKLLLSTIFLGFLNLSPSYIEADSLPPKTHNGRIIGGSPAYAGQYPFMAAINVQTSNSRLFCVGTVISNEWLVTAGHCVVGAILFTIQLGSNSLSEADSNRLTLATANYVVHPDFNPDTLENDIGLIQFRLPIQFTDFIGATDSLPTSPILEYQNVIGIGWGQTSDSDSSLSDTLNWVLLSAIPNAECRLIYGNQITENMVCASGNFNEGPCLGDSGGPLIHVLNGSRYVLVGISSFISSNGCESTNPSGYTRAYPYVDWIRNTTSI
- the LOC138131054 gene encoding brachyurin-like, with the translated sequence MRLLFFIVFCLPCSILGSVIPETRNSSVRAAIGGRIIEGEIARASQFPYVAAIISTDSSGSYFCGGALLNNQWILTAAQCIYGGVQFTIQLGSNKLDGTDPNRVTLATATFVIHPGYNPDTLENDVGLIRLRLPIEFNQYITAVDLPQVPLSDSATVTIMGWGQESDQNPGLVSDLQFIQLVTITNSECKLNYGDQIVDEMVCVVGQSNEGICTGDSGGPLIEYRTERAPVHVAIASFFSGNGCESVLPSGFTRTYPYVEWINSIIQG